The proteins below come from a single Balaenoptera musculus isolate JJ_BM4_2016_0621 chromosome 1, mBalMus1.pri.v3, whole genome shotgun sequence genomic window:
- the GJB4 gene encoding LOW QUALITY PROTEIN: gap junction beta-4 protein (The sequence of the model RefSeq protein was modified relative to this genomic sequence to represent the inferred CDS: deleted 1 base in 1 codon) — protein sequence MNWAFLRGILNGLSKYSTALGRIWLSVVFIFRVLVYAVAAEEVWGNEQKDFICNTRQPGCPIVCYNELFPASHVRLWALQLILVTCPSALLVVMHLVYRQERKRKHCLKHGPNVPSLYDNLDKKWGGLWWTDLLSLLLKAAVDSGFLYIFHRLYQDYDVPHVLACSESPCPRTVDCYISRPTGKKVFTYFVVAAAMLCILLNLSEVTYLVGKRCLETLGSRCWGSRRWTHLPETCPPYALSQGGHPQDGNSVLMKAGSTTVDAGGYP from the exons ATGAACTGGGCGTTCCTGCGGGGCATCCTGAATGGGCTGAGCAAGTACTCCACGGCACTGGGCCGCATCTGGCTGTCCGTGGTCTTCATCTTCCGCGTGCTGGTGTACGCGGTGGCGGCCGAGGAGGTGTGGGGCAATGAGCAAAAGGACTTCATCTGCAACACCCGCCAGCCGGGCTGCCCCATTGTGTGCTACAATGAGTTGTTCCCCGCATCCCACGTGCGCCTCTGGGCCCTGCAGCTCATCCTGGTCACGTGTCCCTCA GCACTGCTCGTGGTCATGCATCTGGTCTACCGCCAGGAGCGCAAGCGGAAGCACTGCCTGAAGCATGGGCCCAACGTCCCATCCCTGTACGACAACCTGGACAAGAAGTGGGGCGGCCTCTGGTGGACAGACCTGCTGAGTCTCCTCCTCAAGGCGGCCGTCGACTCCGGCTTCCTCTACATCTTTCACCGCCTCTACCAGGACTATGACGTGCCCCACGTGCTGGCCTGCTCCGAGTCGCCATGCCCCCGCACTGTGGACTGCTACATCTCCCGGCCCACGGGGAAGAAGGTCTTCACGTACTTCGTGGTGGCCGCAGCCATGCTCTGCATCCTGCTCAACCTCAGTGAGGTCACCTACCTGGTGGGCAAGAGGTGCCTGGAGACCCTGGGCTCCAGATGCTGGGGGTCTCGGCGCTGGACTCACCTGCCCGAGACATGCCCGCCGTATGCCCTCTCCCAGGGGGGGCACCCCCAGGATGGGAACTCTGTCCTAATGAAGGCTGGATCAACCACAGTGGATGCAGGTGGGTATCCATAA